From Streptomyces sp. NBC_01460, a single genomic window includes:
- the ssd gene encoding septum site-determining protein Ssd, translated as MAGSIAGEDLPSAEGQRGGPLIVTEDADLLDDLLRLCAAAGAVPEVHHGPPGERGGWERAPIVLVGDDAVQRCRGVSRRPGVMLVGRDQDDPDVWRRAVEVGADYVLRLPDSESWLVDQIANAVEGVGRTALTVGVIGGRGGAGASTLACALAVSAARSGRRTMLVDGDPLGGGIDVLLGGEESEGLRWPDFARSKGRVGGGALEESLPALHGLRVLSWGRGDEVVVPPQAMRSVLAAARRLGGVVVVDLPRRVDEGVAEALAQLDVGLLVVPGELRAVAAAQRVASAVGMVLEDLRVVTRGPYTTGLDEQWVAQALALPLVGELPMEAGLPADQDNGVPPGGSSRGALARFCAAFWDLADPPGRFDAAPAWASGGGTS; from the coding sequence GTGGCTGGATCTATCGCAGGGGAGGACCTGCCGAGCGCCGAAGGGCAGCGGGGCGGGCCGTTGATCGTGACCGAGGACGCGGATCTGCTCGATGATCTGCTCCGGCTGTGTGCTGCGGCCGGAGCGGTACCCGAGGTGCACCACGGGCCTCCGGGGGAGAGGGGTGGCTGGGAGCGGGCTCCGATCGTCCTGGTGGGTGACGACGCGGTGCAGCGGTGCCGGGGAGTGTCCCGCCGGCCCGGCGTCATGCTCGTCGGGAGGGACCAGGACGACCCTGATGTATGGCGCCGCGCGGTCGAGGTCGGGGCCGATTACGTGCTGAGGCTGCCCGATTCCGAGAGCTGGCTCGTCGACCAGATCGCCAACGCGGTGGAAGGTGTGGGCAGGACCGCGCTCACAGTGGGAGTGATCGGGGGGCGTGGCGGCGCCGGCGCGTCCACGCTGGCCTGTGCGCTGGCGGTGTCGGCGGCGCGATCGGGTCGGCGGACGATGCTGGTCGATGGTGACCCCTTGGGCGGTGGCATCGACGTGTTGCTCGGTGGTGAGGAATCCGAAGGCTTGCGCTGGCCGGATTTCGCCCGTTCGAAGGGAAGGGTGGGCGGAGGGGCGCTGGAGGAGTCACTGCCTGCGTTGCACGGGCTGCGTGTGCTCAGTTGGGGTCGGGGCGACGAGGTGGTCGTGCCGCCACAGGCCATGCGGTCGGTACTCGCCGCAGCGCGTCGGCTCGGCGGGGTCGTCGTCGTGGATCTGCCGCGTCGGGTCGACGAAGGCGTGGCCGAGGCTCTCGCGCAGCTGGATGTCGGGCTGCTCGTCGTGCCCGGTGAGCTGAGAGCGGTCGCGGCGGCGCAACGCGTGGCCTCGGCGGTCGGCATGGTCCTGGAAGACCTGCGGGTCGTCACCAGGGGGCCCTACACGACAGGTCTGGACGAGCAGTGGGTGGCGCAGGCACTGGCGCTTCCTCTCGTCGGTGAACTGCCCATGGAGGCGGGGTTGCCCGCGGACCAGGACAACGGCGTGCCCCCCGGCGGCAGTTCCCGTGGCGCACTGGCTCGCTTCTGCGCGGCTTTCTGGGACCTGGCGGATCCACCGGGTCGCTTCGACGCTGCCCCGGCGTGGGCGTCCGGGGGCGGGACATCATGA
- a CDS encoding HAD family hydrolase, whose amino-acid sequence MLSFVENCFSPRSAAFFDLDKTVIAKSSTLTFSKSFYQGGLINRRAVLRTAYTQFVFLAGGADHDQMERMRDYLSALCKGWNVQQVKDLVAETLHELIDPIIYDEAATLIEEHHTAGRDVVIVSTSGAEVVEPIGELLGADRVVATRMVVGDDGCFTGEIEYYAYGPTKAEAVRALAESEGYDLSRCYAYSDSATDVPMLESVGHPHAVNPDRALRREATLREWPILVFDRPVRLKQRLPAFSMPPRPALVAAAALGAAAVTAGVVWYANRRRAAALAT is encoded by the coding sequence ATGCTCAGCTTTGTGGAAAACTGCTTCTCACCGCGCTCAGCAGCCTTCTTTGACCTGGACAAGACGGTCATTGCGAAGTCATCGACGCTGACCTTCAGCAAGTCCTTCTACCAAGGCGGGCTGATCAACCGCCGCGCCGTACTGCGCACCGCATACACACAGTTCGTCTTCCTTGCCGGGGGCGCGGACCACGATCAGATGGAGCGGATGCGCGACTACCTCTCGGCGCTCTGCAAGGGGTGGAACGTCCAGCAGGTCAAGGACCTCGTCGCCGAGACCCTGCACGAGCTGATCGACCCGATCATCTACGACGAGGCGGCAACCCTCATCGAGGAGCACCACACCGCCGGCCGCGACGTGGTCATCGTTTCGACCTCCGGCGCCGAAGTCGTGGAACCGATCGGGGAACTGCTCGGCGCCGACCGGGTGGTCGCCACCCGGATGGTCGTGGGGGATGACGGCTGCTTCACCGGCGAGATCGAGTACTACGCCTACGGCCCCACCAAGGCGGAGGCGGTCAGGGCGCTCGCCGAATCGGAGGGCTACGACCTCTCGCGCTGCTACGCGTACAGCGACTCCGCCACCGACGTACCCATGCTGGAGTCGGTAGGTCATCCGCACGCCGTCAATCCGGACCGGGCGCTGCGGCGCGAGGCCACCCTGCGGGAATGGCCGATTCTCGTCTTCGACCGACCGGTCCGGCTCAAGCAGCGCCTGCCCGCGTTCTCGATGCCGCCTCGACCGGCCCTGGTGGCCGCCGCCGCACTGGGCGCGGCAGCCGTGACGGCGGGCGTGGTCTGGTACGCCAACCGCCGCCGCGCCGCCGCACTCGCCACCTGA
- a CDS encoding ATP-binding protein, with amino-acid sequence MKIAFVGKGGSGKTTLSSLFIRHLAANEAHVVAVDADINQHLGAALGLDETEAAALPAMGAQLPLIKDYLRGSNPRIASAATMIKTTPPGEGSRLLRVREENPVYDACARTVRLDDGDIRLMATGPFTESDLGVACYHSKVGAVELCLNHLVDGPDEYVVVDMTAGSDSFASGMFTRFDLTFLVAEPTRKGVSVYRQYKEYARDFGIALKVVGNKVQSADDLDFLRDEVGDDLLVGIGQSDWVRTMEKGRPAPFDLLEADNRMALQALQNAAEDSYELRDWERYTRQMVHFHLKNAESWGNEKTGADLAAQVDPAFVLHEHCAETGAAQPV; translated from the coding sequence ATGAAGATCGCTTTCGTGGGGAAGGGCGGCAGCGGCAAGACCACGCTGTCCTCGCTCTTCATCCGCCACCTCGCTGCCAATGAAGCCCATGTCGTCGCGGTGGACGCCGACATCAACCAGCACCTCGGAGCCGCCCTCGGCCTGGACGAGACGGAGGCGGCCGCGCTGCCCGCCATGGGCGCACAGCTGCCCCTCATCAAGGACTACCTCCGAGGAAGTAACCCCCGCATCGCCTCCGCGGCGACGATGATCAAGACGACGCCCCCGGGGGAAGGGTCCCGGCTCCTCCGTGTCCGCGAGGAGAACCCGGTCTACGACGCCTGCGCCCGTACGGTCCGTCTCGACGACGGGGACATCCGGCTGATGGCCACCGGCCCGTTCACCGAGTCCGACCTCGGTGTCGCCTGCTACCACTCCAAGGTCGGGGCGGTCGAGCTCTGCCTGAACCACCTGGTCGACGGCCCGGACGAGTACGTGGTGGTCGACATGACCGCGGGGTCGGATTCGTTCGCGTCGGGAATGTTCACCCGTTTCGACCTGACCTTCCTCGTCGCCGAACCGACCCGGAAGGGAGTCTCCGTCTACCGCCAGTACAAGGAGTACGCGCGGGACTTCGGCATCGCGCTGAAGGTGGTGGGCAACAAGGTGCAGAGCGCGGACGATCTCGACTTCCTGCGTGACGAGGTCGGCGACGACCTGCTGGTCGGCATCGGCCAGTCCGACTGGGTACGGACGATGGAGAAGGGCCGCCCCGCCCCGTTCGATCTGCTGGAGGCGGACAACCGGATGGCCCTGCAGGCCCTGCAGAACGCCGCGGAGGATTCGTACGAGCTGCGTGACTGGGAGCGCTACACACGGCAGATGGTGCACTTCCATCTGAAGAACGCGGAGAGCTGGGGCAACGAGAAGACGGGCGCCGACCTGGCTGCCCAGGTCGACCCCGCCTTCGTCCTTCACGAGCACTGCGCGGAAACGGGTGCCGCTCAGCCGGTCTGA
- a CDS encoding alpha/beta fold hydrolase: MTDPDFSASGPVGPLGPAPGSGGPVRIDGPWTHRDVAANGARFHIAELGDGPLVLLLHGFPQFWWTWRHQLTALADAGYRAVAMDLRGVGGSDRTPRGYDPANLALDVTGVIRSLGEPDAALVGHDMGGYLAWTAAVMRPKLVRRLVVSSMPHPRRWRSSMLSDLAQSRAGSHIWGFQRPWVPERQLVADDAALVARMIRDWSGPRTSDFPDDKTVDVYRRAMCIPSTAHCSIEPYRWMVRSLARPDGVQFNRRMKRPVRVPTLHLHGSLDPAIRTRSSAGSGEYVEAPYRWRLFDGLGHFPHEEDPAGFSTELINWLKDPEPDR, encoded by the coding sequence ATGACCGACCCCGATTTCAGCGCATCCGGTCCGGTGGGCCCGCTGGGGCCCGCTCCCGGTTCCGGCGGCCCCGTCCGCATCGACGGGCCCTGGACCCACCGTGACGTGGCGGCCAACGGCGCGCGCTTCCACATCGCCGAGCTCGGTGACGGCCCGCTGGTGCTGTTGCTCCACGGGTTCCCGCAGTTCTGGTGGACCTGGCGCCATCAGCTGACGGCCCTGGCCGACGCCGGGTACCGCGCGGTCGCCATGGACCTGCGTGGAGTCGGCGGCAGCGACCGCACGCCCCGGGGCTACGACCCGGCGAACCTGGCGCTCGACGTCACCGGCGTGATCCGCTCGCTCGGCGAGCCGGACGCGGCGCTCGTGGGCCACGACATGGGCGGCTACCTCGCCTGGACGGCCGCCGTGATGCGTCCGAAGCTGGTGCGGCGGCTCGTGGTGTCGTCGATGCCGCATCCGCGCCGCTGGCGTTCGTCGATGCTCTCGGACCTCGCGCAGTCCCGGGCCGGCTCGCACATCTGGGGCTTCCAGCGGCCCTGGGTCCCGGAGCGTCAGCTCGTGGCGGACGACGCCGCGTTGGTCGCCCGGATGATCCGCGACTGGTCGGGACCCCGCACCTCGGACTTCCCCGACGACAAGACGGTGGACGTCTACCGGCGGGCGATGTGCATCCCGTCGACGGCGCACTGCTCGATCGAGCCGTACCGCTGGATGGTGCGCTCCCTGGCCCGCCCGGACGGCGTGCAGTTCAACCGGCGGATGAAGCGTCCGGTGCGCGTGCCCACGCTGCACCTTCACGGATCTCTCGACCCGGCGATCCGGACCCGTAGTTCAGCGGGGTCCGGCGAGTACGTAGAGGCGCCCTACCGGTGGCGGCTTTTCGACGGTCTGGGGCACTTCCCCCACGAGGAGGATCCGGCCGGGTTCTCGACCGAACTCATCAACTGGCTCAAGGACCCTGAGCCCGACCGGTAG
- a CDS encoding SulP family inorganic anion transporter, translating to MSACVPTRDDHSSRKARPSRASGFKRPHSPPPPPRRGRFRVSGADLSASITVFLIAVPMSLGLAVAMDAPLAAGLVSAAIGGIVAGLLGGTPLQVSGPSAGLTVVTAELIQIYGWRTTCAITVGAGLLQILLGSLRAARSALAVSPAIVHGTLAGIGVAIALAQLHIVLGEAPQSSALDNVLALPAHLAQFEPAAPLIGALTIALLVVWPRLPGRLGASLGRIPAALAAVVVATAVAAVATPGIARVDLPSWRSHALPELPQGPVAGLAAAVFTVMLVASLESLLAAVSVDKLAADRSTTTPKNGSTPPPPVERSDLDRELRAQGVANALSGLAGGLAVSGGAVRSSANVRAGAESRASTVMHGVWVLLAAVLLVTALEWIPLAALAALVMVVGIQMVSFAHIRKVHRHREFLVYGATISGVILAGVLEGVAIGIVVAVAVALHRLARTRITVTEQDGRYLVSARGQLTFLAVPRLSRLLGRLPHGVDAVVELDGFFMDHAAYETIQDWYAAQTAMGGRIEFTGRSGGRIAEPASAAHSCCRPWTPWRNHHCHDRAQDARPTTAVAATQTAPETPPTDRAASSRHRHGAHRLLSGLSSFQRTTAPLVREELARLAAEGQRPSQLFLTCADSRLVTSMITASGPGDLFTVRNVGNLVPPPGTGDESSNDDSVAAAIEYAVDVLEVESITVCGHSGCGAMQALLGAAPDTPRTPLWRWLRHGLPSLERMRSRHHSWARIAGRLPTDAIEQLCLTNVVQQLEHLRAHESVARRLAAGTLQLHGMYFHVGEAQAYLLTEGASSGTGPDEVFVRVAPGAEWSAESGAEALHAAPGTTVGA from the coding sequence ATGTCTGCCTGCGTCCCTACCCGCGACGACCACTCATCCCGCAAGGCGCGCCCTTCCCGCGCCTCGGGATTCAAGCGTCCACACAGTCCGCCGCCACCGCCCCGTCGCGGACGCTTCCGCGTCTCGGGCGCCGATCTGTCCGCATCGATCACTGTCTTCCTGATCGCCGTTCCCATGTCGCTCGGTCTCGCCGTAGCCATGGACGCCCCCCTCGCCGCCGGTCTGGTCTCGGCCGCGATCGGCGGCATCGTCGCCGGGCTTCTGGGCGGCACCCCTCTCCAAGTCAGTGGGCCCTCCGCCGGACTGACCGTGGTGACAGCCGAGTTGATCCAGATCTACGGCTGGCGCACCACCTGCGCGATCACCGTCGGGGCGGGGCTCCTGCAGATCCTGCTGGGTTCGCTGAGAGCGGCCCGCAGCGCTCTCGCCGTCAGCCCCGCCATCGTCCACGGCACACTCGCGGGTATCGGCGTGGCCATCGCTCTCGCTCAGCTGCACATCGTGCTCGGCGAGGCGCCGCAGAGCTCCGCCCTCGACAACGTGCTCGCGCTACCGGCCCACTTGGCGCAGTTCGAGCCGGCGGCGCCTCTCATCGGAGCGCTCACGATCGCCCTCCTCGTCGTCTGGCCGCGTCTGCCCGGACGACTCGGAGCCTCGCTCGGCAGAATCCCTGCCGCACTCGCCGCCGTGGTCGTTGCCACCGCGGTGGCCGCCGTGGCAACCCCCGGGATCGCCAGGGTGGACCTGCCGTCATGGCGCTCGCACGCACTGCCCGAGCTGCCGCAGGGCCCGGTTGCCGGTCTGGCGGCAGCGGTGTTCACGGTCATGCTGGTGGCCAGCCTCGAATCCCTGCTCGCCGCGGTCTCCGTGGACAAGCTGGCAGCGGACCGATCGACCACCACGCCGAAGAACGGATCCACGCCGCCCCCGCCGGTCGAGCGATCCGATCTCGACCGCGAGTTGCGGGCCCAGGGTGTCGCCAACGCGCTCTCGGGGCTGGCAGGAGGACTCGCTGTATCCGGGGGCGCTGTACGCAGCTCCGCGAATGTGCGGGCGGGCGCGGAGAGCCGCGCCTCCACCGTGATGCACGGCGTCTGGGTGCTCCTGGCGGCCGTTCTGCTGGTCACCGCGCTCGAGTGGATTCCCCTGGCGGCGCTCGCCGCCCTCGTCATGGTGGTGGGTATCCAGATGGTCAGCTTCGCCCACATCCGCAAGGTCCACAGACATCGGGAGTTCCTGGTCTACGGCGCGACGATCAGCGGCGTGATCCTCGCCGGGGTCCTCGAGGGTGTGGCGATCGGCATCGTCGTGGCAGTGGCCGTCGCCCTGCACCGGCTTGCCCGGACGAGGATCACCGTGACGGAGCAGGACGGCCGCTACCTCGTGTCCGCCCGCGGTCAGCTGACCTTCCTGGCCGTACCCCGCCTCAGCCGCCTGCTCGGACGACTCCCGCACGGGGTCGACGCCGTGGTCGAGCTGGACGGCTTCTTCATGGACCACGCCGCGTACGAGACGATCCAGGACTGGTACGCGGCGCAGACAGCGATGGGCGGCCGGATCGAGTTCACCGGGCGTTCCGGCGGCCGGATCGCCGAGCCCGCATCGGCGGCCCACTCCTGCTGCCGACCATGGACCCCGTGGCGTAACCACCACTGTCACGACCGTGCGCAGGACGCCAGGCCGACCACCGCCGTGGCCGCTACGCAGACCGCCCCGGAGACCCCTCCCACGGACCGGGCCGCGTCCTCCCGCCATCGGCACGGCGCCCATCGCCTCCTCAGCGGCCTCAGTTCGTTCCAGCGGACCACGGCCCCGCTGGTCCGGGAAGAGCTGGCCAGACTGGCTGCCGAAGGACAGCGGCCTTCGCAGCTGTTCCTCACCTGTGCCGACTCCCGTCTGGTCACCAGCATGATCACGGCGAGCGGCCCGGGAGACCTCTTCACCGTGCGGAACGTCGGCAATCTGGTGCCACCGCCGGGCACCGGTGACGAGTCGAGCAACGACGATTCCGTGGCTGCCGCCATCGAGTACGCCGTGGACGTGCTGGAGGTCGAGTCCATCACCGTGTGCGGCCACTCCGGATGCGGGGCGATGCAAGCCTTGTTGGGCGCGGCGCCGGACACTCCCCGGACACCGCTGTGGCGCTGGCTGCGGCACGGCCTGCCGAGCCTGGAACGCATGCGCTCGCGCCATCACTCCTGGGCGCGCATCGCCGGACGGCTGCCTACCGACGCGATCGAGCAGCTCTGTCTGACCAACGTGGTCCAGCAACTCGAGCACCTGCGTGCGCACGAGTCGGTGGCACGCAGGCTGGCGGCCGGCACCCTGCAACTGCACGGCATGTACTTCCATGTCGGTGAGGCGCAGGCCTATCTGCTGACGGAGGGCGCCAGCTCCGGAACCGGGCCCGATGAGGTCTTCGTCCGGGTCGCCCCGGGCGCGGAATGGAGTGCGGAGTCCGGCGCCGAAGCGCTGCACGCCGCCCCCGGCACCACCGTCGGCGCCTGA
- a CDS encoding MarP family serine protease: MNVLDILLLVGAVWFAVIGYRQGFVVGILSVVGFLGGGLVAVYLLPVIWDQATDGSEVSSTAAIVAVVIVIVCASVGQAFTTHLGNRLRRYITWSPARALDATGGSLVNVVAMLLVAWLIGSALAGTSLPTLGKEVRSSSVLLGVSRVMPDQASTWFTDFSSVLAQNGFPQVFSPFANEPITEVEPPDPALVGSPVAARAKKSIVKVVGMAPGCGKVLEGTGFVFSDRRVMTNAHVVGGVDEPTVQIGGEGRLYDAKVVLYDWQRDIAVLDVPDLDAEPLRFTGTDDDAGSGDSAIVAGFPENGAYDVRSARIRGRIDANGPDIYHRGTVRRDVYSLYATVRQGNSGGPLLTPDGKVYGVVFAKSLDDPDTGYALTADEIREDIEIGKSSAQEVDSQGCAL, translated from the coding sequence GTGAACGTGCTGGACATCCTGCTGCTGGTCGGCGCCGTGTGGTTCGCGGTCATCGGCTACCGCCAGGGTTTCGTCGTCGGGATCCTGTCCGTGGTCGGCTTCCTGGGCGGCGGTCTCGTGGCCGTCTACCTGCTGCCGGTCATCTGGGACCAGGCGACCGACGGGTCGGAAGTCTCCTCCACCGCCGCCATCGTCGCGGTCGTGATCGTGATCGTGTGCGCCTCGGTGGGCCAGGCGTTCACCACGCACCTCGGCAACAGACTCCGCCGGTACATCACGTGGTCCCCGGCGCGCGCCCTGGACGCCACGGGCGGGTCCCTGGTCAACGTGGTGGCCATGCTCCTGGTCGCCTGGCTGATCGGCTCCGCACTGGCCGGTACGTCCCTGCCGACCCTGGGCAAGGAGGTCCGCAGCTCCTCGGTCCTGCTCGGGGTGTCCCGGGTGATGCCCGATCAGGCCTCGACCTGGTTCACCGACTTCTCCTCCGTCCTGGCGCAGAACGGCTTCCCGCAGGTCTTCAGCCCCTTCGCCAACGAGCCCATCACCGAGGTGGAGCCCCCCGACCCGGCGCTCGTCGGCAGCCCCGTCGCCGCCCGCGCCAAGAAGTCCATCGTCAAGGTCGTCGGCATGGCGCCGGGCTGCGGCAAGGTGCTCGAAGGTACCGGTTTCGTCTTCTCCGACCGCCGCGTGATGACCAACGCCCATGTGGTCGGCGGCGTCGACGAACCGACGGTCCAGATCGGCGGTGAGGGCCGGCTGTACGACGCCAAGGTCGTCCTCTACGACTGGCAGCGGGACATCGCCGTACTGGACGTCCCGGACCTGGACGCCGAGCCGCTGCGCTTCACCGGCACCGACGACGACGCGGGGAGCGGCGACAGCGCCATCGTCGCCGGATTCCCGGAGAACGGCGCCTACGACGTGCGCTCCGCCCGCATCCGGGGCCGTATCGACGCCAACGGCCCGGACATCTACCACCGGGGCACCGTGCGGCGCGATGTCTACTCGCTCTACGCGACGGTGCGCCAGGGCAACTCCGGTGGCCCGCTGCTCACTCCGGACGGCAAGGTGTACGGAGTGGTGTTCGCCAAGTCCCTCGACGACCCGGACACGGGCTACGCCCTCACGGCCGACGAGATCCGTGAGGACATCGAGATCGGCAAGTCGTCGGCCCAGGAGGTCGACAGCCAGGGCTGTGCGCTCTGA
- a CDS encoding phage holin family protein, giving the protein MSDPGNYAGSTDRSLGQLFASATAEMSALVHDEIALAKAEVRQDVKRGVIGSVAFIVTGVLILFSIPVLSFAAAYGIHNLGLGLAWSFLIVGGAFILLGILLALFGLAKFKKVKPPEKSIASAKQTAAVLQGVKPHPRPVVTARAIEQAQGSTLADKAIESRPVQDKALPVTRSST; this is encoded by the coding sequence ATGAGCGACCCCGGCAACTACGCGGGCAGCACCGACCGTAGTCTCGGACAGCTGTTCGCTTCGGCCACCGCTGAGATGTCCGCGCTGGTGCACGACGAGATCGCCCTTGCCAAGGCCGAGGTCCGTCAGGACGTCAAGCGCGGCGTGATCGGCAGTGTGGCGTTCATCGTCACGGGTGTGCTGATCCTGTTCTCGATCCCCGTGCTGAGCTTCGCCGCGGCGTACGGGATCCACAATCTCGGGCTCGGTCTCGCCTGGTCGTTCCTGATCGTCGGCGGGGCCTTCATCCTTCTGGGCATCCTGCTCGCCCTCTTCGGACTCGCCAAGTTCAAGAAGGTCAAGCCCCCGGAGAAGTCCATCGCGTCGGCCAAGCAGACCGCGGCCGTCCTGCAGGGCGTCAAGCCGCACCCCCGCCCTGTCGTCACCGCACGCGCGATCGAACAGGCGCAGGGCAGCACGCTCGCGGACAAGGCCATCGAGAGCCGCCCTGTCCAGGACAAGGCTCTCCCTGTGACACGCTCGTCCACATGA
- a CDS encoding oxidoreductase, which produces MSTTSSDPLAALADLPGVADAVDSVRKAVDRVYGHRVMRRRSNEVTAEAALRGSRGSAALSGADWNLEEVRRRTDFSGEAEARVVGAALRLTAEAGQLLSIWRQSPLRVLARLHLVAAGGATPDDTVGRPRLAGEPVDEPLIEAPVPDAGEVSGRLEGLSGLVIAGSSAPALVTSSVVHGELLALRPFGSHNGLVARTAERIVLIGSGLDPKSICPAEVGHAEQGRAAYVAAFEGYLSGRPEGMAAWIAHCGRSVGLGVRESTAVCEALQRGAA; this is translated from the coding sequence ATGAGTACGACTTCCTCGGACCCGCTTGCCGCCCTCGCCGACCTCCCGGGCGTGGCCGACGCGGTGGACTCCGTGCGCAAGGCGGTGGACAGGGTCTACGGGCACCGCGTCATGCGGCGCCGCAGCAACGAGGTCACTGCGGAGGCGGCCCTGCGGGGCTCTCGTGGTTCGGCGGCGCTCTCGGGGGCCGACTGGAATCTCGAGGAGGTCCGTCGGCGTACGGACTTCAGCGGTGAGGCCGAGGCGCGCGTCGTCGGTGCGGCCCTCAGGCTCACGGCGGAGGCCGGGCAACTGCTCTCGATCTGGCGGCAGTCACCCCTGCGTGTTCTGGCCCGGCTGCATCTGGTGGCGGCGGGCGGCGCGACTCCCGATGACACGGTCGGCCGGCCCCGCCTGGCAGGTGAGCCGGTCGACGAGCCATTGATCGAGGCTCCGGTCCCGGACGCGGGCGAGGTGTCCGGGCGGCTCGAAGGGCTGTCCGGGCTGGTCATCGCCGGTAGCTCGGCGCCCGCCCTGGTGACATCGTCGGTGGTGCACGGCGAGTTGCTGGCATTGCGCCCCTTCGGGTCGCACAACGGACTGGTCGCCCGTACGGCCGAGCGGATCGTGCTGATCGGAAGTGGGCTCGACCCCAAGTCGATCTGCCCTGCCGAGGTCGGGCACGCGGAGCAGGGGCGTGCGGCCTATGTGGCGGCGTTCGAGGGCTATCTCTCCGGCAGGCCGGAGGGTATGGCCGCCTGGATCGCCCACTGCGGCCGTTCGGTGGGTCTCGGCGTAAGGGAATCCACGGCGGTGTGTGAGGCGCTGCAGCGCGGCGCGGCCTGA
- the nhaA gene encoding Na+/H+ antiporter NhaA — MPPLPQSDPEVSLVAPPVPPPGRRTLLGRLSLPERNYVAEALRTETVGGVLLLVAAVAALIWANTFGSGYASASHFHFGPGALGLNLSVAHWAADGLLAVFFFVAGVELKRELVAGELRDPRAAALPVAAALCGMAVPAVVYTLTAALGGGSFSGWAVPTATDIAFALAVLAVIGTSLPAALRAFLLTLAVVDDLFAILIIAVFFTENINFLALGGAFAGLLVFYVLLRTEVRGWYIYLPLALVIWGLMYNSGVHATIAGVAMGLMLRCTRREGEAHSPGEHIEHLVRPVSAGVAVPLFALFSAGVTLKGDALAGVFTRPETLGVVLGLVVGKTIGIFGGTWLVTRFTRAELNKDLAWADVFAVATLAGIGFTVSLLIGELAFAGDEDMINEVKAAVLIGSLIAAVLSGVLLKLRVRRYRTLYEAEERDEDESGVPDVYEQDDPEYHLRMAAIHERKAAEHRRLAERAGAASSKPDSPA, encoded by the coding sequence ATGCCACCACTGCCGCAATCCGACCCGGAGGTCTCCCTCGTGGCCCCGCCCGTACCCCCGCCCGGCCGCCGCACCCTGCTGGGCCGGCTCTCCCTCCCCGAGCGCAATTACGTCGCCGAGGCCCTGCGCACCGAGACGGTCGGCGGAGTCCTCCTGCTGGTCGCGGCCGTCGCCGCGCTGATCTGGGCGAACACCTTCGGTTCCGGCTACGCGTCCGCGAGCCACTTCCACTTCGGCCCGGGAGCACTGGGGCTGAACCTCTCGGTCGCCCACTGGGCGGCCGACGGGCTCCTCGCCGTCTTCTTCTTCGTCGCGGGCGTGGAGCTCAAGCGTGAGCTGGTCGCCGGTGAACTGCGAGACCCACGGGCGGCGGCCCTACCGGTCGCCGCGGCCCTCTGCGGCATGGCGGTCCCCGCCGTCGTCTATACGCTGACCGCAGCCCTGGGTGGAGGTTCCTTCTCCGGCTGGGCCGTCCCCACCGCCACCGACATCGCGTTCGCCCTCGCCGTGCTCGCGGTCATCGGCACCTCGCTGCCGGCCGCGCTGCGTGCCTTCCTGCTGACGCTCGCCGTCGTCGACGACCTCTTCGCGATCCTCATCATCGCGGTCTTCTTCACCGAGAACATCAACTTCCTGGCGCTCGGCGGCGCCTTCGCCGGTCTGCTCGTGTTCTACGTCCTGCTGCGCACAGAAGTACGGGGCTGGTACATCTACCTCCCGCTCGCCCTCGTCATCTGGGGGCTGATGTACAACAGCGGTGTCCACGCCACGATCGCCGGCGTCGCCATGGGCCTCATGCTGCGCTGCACCCGCCGCGAGGGGGAGGCGCACTCCCCGGGTGAGCACATCGAACATCTCGTGCGCCCGGTGTCGGCCGGTGTCGCGGTCCCGCTCTTCGCCCTGTTCTCGGCCGGCGTCACCCTCAAGGGCGATGCCCTGGCCGGCGTCTTCACCCGGCCCGAAACGCTCGGAGTGGTCCTCGGTCTGGTCGTCGGCAAGACCATCGGCATCTTCGGTGGCACCTGGCTCGTCACCCGCTTCACCCGGGCCGAACTGAACAAGGACCTGGCCTGGGCGGACGTCTTCGCCGTTGCCACGCTGGCCGGTATCGGATTCACCGTTTCGCTGCTCATCGGAGAGCTCGCCTTCGCCGGCGACGAGGACATGATCAACGAGGTCAAGGCCGCGGTCCTCATCGGTTCCCTCATCGCCGCCGTACTCTCCGGTGTACTGCTGAAACTGCGGGTACGCAGATACAGGACGCTGTACGAGGCGGAGGAGCGCGACGAGGACGAATCGGGGGTGCCCGACGTCTACGAGCAGGACGATCCCGAGTACCACCTGCGCATGGCCGCGATCCACGAGAGGAAGGCTGCCGAGCACCGCCGCCTTGCCGAACGGGCGGGGGCAGCGAGCAGCAAGCCGGACAGTCCGGCATGA